The following coding sequences are from one Primulina eburnea isolate SZY01 chromosome 15, ASM2296580v1, whole genome shotgun sequence window:
- the LOC140815217 gene encoding uncharacterized protein isoform X1 yields MMRLRPSCASHHRVDEDELCWYGKKQYEKPAAHIISQLAQCFANAMVGPRAWIGGFFSRANNKKFGSDKYLDYKLSPIQEQRLQRLQERLGVPFDETRIDHQEALQALWDISFPNVKLKGLISEQWKDMGWQGTNPSTDFRGCGFLSLENLLFFARTYPVPFRRLLLKKGGKRAKWEYPFAVAGVNVSFMLIQMLDINSEKPKCLPGLNFVKLLGENEEAFDVLFCIAFAMMDAQWLAMRASYMEFNVPFLSLIHCLCTSDARIITCILTSGQHLHKNLCFSYNGHFGKFS; encoded by the exons ATGATGAGATTAAGGCCTTCTTGTGCCTCTCACCATAGA GTTGATGAAGACGAGCTTTGCTGGTACGGAAAGAAGCAGTATGAAAAACCGGCTGCTCACATAATATCACAATTAGCCCAATGCTTTG CTAATGCTATGGTTGGACCAAGAGCATGGATTGGAGGATTTTTCAGCCGTGCCAACAATAAAAAATTTGGGAGTGACAAATATCTAGACTACAAATTAAGTCCTATTCAG GAGCAAAGGCTGCAAAGACTTCAAGAACGACTAGGGGTACCTTTTGACGAGACTCGCATTGATCATCAA GAAGCTCTCCAAGCTCTATGGGATATTTCCTTTCCAAATGTAAAGCTTAAAGGTCTGATATCCGAACAATGGAAAGATATGGGCTGGCAAGGAACTAATCCATCAACTGACTTCAG GGGATGCGGCTTCCTCTCACTTGAGAACTTATTATTTTTCGCCAGAACATATCCG GTTCCTTTTCGTAGGTTACTTCTCAAGAAGGGCGGTAAGCGCGCAAAATGGGAGTATCCCTTTGCTGTTGCTGGCGTTAATGTTTCGTTTATGTTAATTCAAATGCTGGACATAAACTCAG AAAAACCAAAATGTCTTCCCGGGCttaattttgttaaattattaGGAG AAAATGAGGAAGCGTTTGATGTCCTGTTTTGTATAGCATTTGCGATGATGGACGCTCAGTGGCTTGCCATGCGAGCTTCATATATGGAGTTCAATGTACCCTTTCTATCTCTCATTCACTGTCTTTGCACTTCCGATGCACGAATCATCACCTGCATCCTAACATCAGGTCAACATCTTcacaaaaatttatgttttaGCTATAATGGTCATTTCGGAAAATTTTCTTGA
- the LOC140815217 gene encoding uncharacterized protein isoform X2 has product MMRLRPSCASHHRVDEDELCWYGKKQYEKPAAHIISQLAQCFANAMVGPRAWIGGFFSRANNKKFGSDKYLDYKLSPIQEQRLQRLQERLGVPFDETRIDHQEALQALWDISFPNVKLKGLISEQWKDMGWQGTNPSTDFRGCGFLSLENLLFFARTYPVPFRRLLLKKGGKRAKWEYPFAVAGVNVSFMLIQMLDINSEKPKCLPGLNFVKLLGENEEAFDVLFCIAFAMMDAQWLAMRASYMEFNEVLQVTRTQLEREFALEDVHRIQDIPAYNLLYQ; this is encoded by the exons ATGATGAGATTAAGGCCTTCTTGTGCCTCTCACCATAGA GTTGATGAAGACGAGCTTTGCTGGTACGGAAAGAAGCAGTATGAAAAACCGGCTGCTCACATAATATCACAATTAGCCCAATGCTTTG CTAATGCTATGGTTGGACCAAGAGCATGGATTGGAGGATTTTTCAGCCGTGCCAACAATAAAAAATTTGGGAGTGACAAATATCTAGACTACAAATTAAGTCCTATTCAG GAGCAAAGGCTGCAAAGACTTCAAGAACGACTAGGGGTACCTTTTGACGAGACTCGCATTGATCATCAA GAAGCTCTCCAAGCTCTATGGGATATTTCCTTTCCAAATGTAAAGCTTAAAGGTCTGATATCCGAACAATGGAAAGATATGGGCTGGCAAGGAACTAATCCATCAACTGACTTCAG GGGATGCGGCTTCCTCTCACTTGAGAACTTATTATTTTTCGCCAGAACATATCCG GTTCCTTTTCGTAGGTTACTTCTCAAGAAGGGCGGTAAGCGCGCAAAATGGGAGTATCCCTTTGCTGTTGCTGGCGTTAATGTTTCGTTTATGTTAATTCAAATGCTGGACATAAACTCAG AAAAACCAAAATGTCTTCCCGGGCttaattttgttaaattattaGGAG AAAATGAGGAAGCGTTTGATGTCCTGTTTTGTATAGCATTTGCGATGATGGACGCTCAGTGGCTTGCCATGCGAGCTTCATATATGGAGTTCAAT GAGGTTCTTCAAGTAACAAGAACACAATTGGAGAGGGAGTTTGCTTTAGAAGATGTCCACAGAATACAGGATATACCTGCTTATAATCTCTTGTACCAGTAG
- the LOC140815217 gene encoding uncharacterized protein isoform X3 — protein sequence MVDEDELCWYGKKQYEKPAAHIISQLAQCFANAMVGPRAWIGGFFSRANNKKFGSDKYLDYKLSPIQEQRLQRLQERLGVPFDETRIDHQEALQALWDISFPNVKLKGLISEQWKDMGWQGTNPSTDFRGCGFLSLENLLFFARTYPVPFRRLLLKKGGKRAKWEYPFAVAGVNVSFMLIQMLDINSEKPKCLPGLNFVKLLGENEEAFDVLFCIAFAMMDAQWLAMRASYMEFNVPFLSLIHCLCTSDARIITCILTSGQHLHKNLCFSYNGHFGKFS from the exons ATG GTTGATGAAGACGAGCTTTGCTGGTACGGAAAGAAGCAGTATGAAAAACCGGCTGCTCACATAATATCACAATTAGCCCAATGCTTTG CTAATGCTATGGTTGGACCAAGAGCATGGATTGGAGGATTTTTCAGCCGTGCCAACAATAAAAAATTTGGGAGTGACAAATATCTAGACTACAAATTAAGTCCTATTCAG GAGCAAAGGCTGCAAAGACTTCAAGAACGACTAGGGGTACCTTTTGACGAGACTCGCATTGATCATCAA GAAGCTCTCCAAGCTCTATGGGATATTTCCTTTCCAAATGTAAAGCTTAAAGGTCTGATATCCGAACAATGGAAAGATATGGGCTGGCAAGGAACTAATCCATCAACTGACTTCAG GGGATGCGGCTTCCTCTCACTTGAGAACTTATTATTTTTCGCCAGAACATATCCG GTTCCTTTTCGTAGGTTACTTCTCAAGAAGGGCGGTAAGCGCGCAAAATGGGAGTATCCCTTTGCTGTTGCTGGCGTTAATGTTTCGTTTATGTTAATTCAAATGCTGGACATAAACTCAG AAAAACCAAAATGTCTTCCCGGGCttaattttgttaaattattaGGAG AAAATGAGGAAGCGTTTGATGTCCTGTTTTGTATAGCATTTGCGATGATGGACGCTCAGTGGCTTGCCATGCGAGCTTCATATATGGAGTTCAATGTACCCTTTCTATCTCTCATTCACTGTCTTTGCACTTCCGATGCACGAATCATCACCTGCATCCTAACATCAGGTCAACATCTTcacaaaaatttatgttttaGCTATAATGGTCATTTCGGAAAATTTTCTTGA
- the LOC140815217 gene encoding uncharacterized protein isoform X4 — MVGPRAWIGGFFSRANNKKFGSDKYLDYKLSPIQEQRLQRLQERLGVPFDETRIDHQEALQALWDISFPNVKLKGLISEQWKDMGWQGTNPSTDFRGCGFLSLENLLFFARTYPVPFRRLLLKKGGKRAKWEYPFAVAGVNVSFMLIQMLDINSEKPKCLPGLNFVKLLGENEEAFDVLFCIAFAMMDAQWLAMRASYMEFNVPFLSLIHCLCTSDARIITCILTSGQHLHKNLCFSYNGHFGKFS; from the exons ATGGTTGGACCAAGAGCATGGATTGGAGGATTTTTCAGCCGTGCCAACAATAAAAAATTTGGGAGTGACAAATATCTAGACTACAAATTAAGTCCTATTCAG GAGCAAAGGCTGCAAAGACTTCAAGAACGACTAGGGGTACCTTTTGACGAGACTCGCATTGATCATCAA GAAGCTCTCCAAGCTCTATGGGATATTTCCTTTCCAAATGTAAAGCTTAAAGGTCTGATATCCGAACAATGGAAAGATATGGGCTGGCAAGGAACTAATCCATCAACTGACTTCAG GGGATGCGGCTTCCTCTCACTTGAGAACTTATTATTTTTCGCCAGAACATATCCG GTTCCTTTTCGTAGGTTACTTCTCAAGAAGGGCGGTAAGCGCGCAAAATGGGAGTATCCCTTTGCTGTTGCTGGCGTTAATGTTTCGTTTATGTTAATTCAAATGCTGGACATAAACTCAG AAAAACCAAAATGTCTTCCCGGGCttaattttgttaaattattaGGAG AAAATGAGGAAGCGTTTGATGTCCTGTTTTGTATAGCATTTGCGATGATGGACGCTCAGTGGCTTGCCATGCGAGCTTCATATATGGAGTTCAATGTACCCTTTCTATCTCTCATTCACTGTCTTTGCACTTCCGATGCACGAATCATCACCTGCATCCTAACATCAGGTCAACATCTTcacaaaaatttatgttttaGCTATAATGGTCATTTCGGAAAATTTTCTTGA